In Streptomyces sclerotialus, one genomic interval encodes:
- a CDS encoding (Fe-S)-binding protein, giving the protein MQLAAIIVSLVLIAVGVALFGRAIVQIFRFMRLGQSVPAGLRTDEPVQRTVTVVKEFLGHTRMNKWGIVGAAHWFVAVGFFSLLLTIVNAIGQLFQADWLLPVIGEWAPYNVFVEFIGTMTVLGILVLIVIRQLSRPGGAGRKSRFAGSNFGQAYFVEAVILIVGVCIFMLHALEGAQHHVDGYEASFFISYPVVAWLEGMDVSTLQNLTYFFAGLKIATSFIWMITVALKTDMGVAWHRFLAFPNIWFKREADGDVALGALQPMTSEGKEIDFEDPGEDDQFGVSQIEHFSWKGLLDFSTCTECGRCQSQCPAWNTGKPLSPKLMIMALRDHAHAKAPYLLAGGGKDMEGNEKASEEQLTDVPKEALAEAERPLVGTLEENGVIDPDVLWSCTTCGACVEQCPVDIEHIDHIVDMRRYQVMIESSFPSEAGTMLKNLEKKGNPWGLAKKQRLAWTKEVDFEVPVVGKDVEDLTEVDYLYWVGCAGALEDRAKKTTKAFAELLHIAGVNFAIMGGDEKCTGDSPRRLGNEFLFQQLGAENVATLNAAFGEDDEDPETRKPKSKKKIVATCPHCFNTIANEYPQLGGEYEVIHHTQLLQHLIDEGRLTPVTPVEGLITYHDPCYLGRHNKVYTPPREIIAKVPGLRNEEMHRHKERGFCCGAGGARMWMEERIGKRINNERVDEALSLNPDIVSTACPFCLVMLTDSVNGKKNDGKVSENVQVVDVAQLLLDSVKTPADPAGEEEPADEPEPEPAK; this is encoded by the coding sequence ATGCAACTCGCCGCGATCATCGTGTCGCTGGTCCTAATCGCGGTCGGCGTCGCACTGTTCGGCCGCGCAATCGTGCAGATCTTCCGCTTCATGCGGCTCGGCCAGTCCGTACCCGCCGGCCTCCGGACAGACGAGCCCGTGCAGCGCACCGTCACGGTGGTCAAGGAGTTCCTCGGCCATACCCGCATGAACAAGTGGGGCATCGTCGGCGCCGCGCACTGGTTCGTCGCGGTGGGCTTCTTCTCGCTGCTGCTGACGATCGTCAACGCCATCGGGCAGCTCTTCCAGGCCGACTGGCTCCTGCCCGTCATCGGTGAGTGGGCGCCGTACAACGTCTTCGTCGAGTTCATCGGCACGATGACGGTGCTCGGCATCCTGGTGCTGATCGTCATCCGGCAGCTGAGCAGGCCGGGCGGCGCGGGCCGCAAGTCCCGCTTCGCGGGCTCCAACTTCGGCCAGGCGTACTTCGTCGAGGCCGTCATCCTCATCGTCGGCGTCTGCATCTTCATGCTGCACGCGCTGGAGGGCGCCCAGCACCACGTGGACGGCTACGAGGCCTCGTTCTTCATCTCGTACCCGGTGGTCGCGTGGCTGGAGGGCATGGACGTCTCGACGCTCCAGAACCTCACCTACTTCTTCGCGGGCCTGAAGATCGCGACCTCCTTCATCTGGATGATCACGGTCGCGCTCAAGACCGACATGGGTGTCGCCTGGCACCGCTTCCTGGCCTTCCCCAACATCTGGTTCAAGCGTGAGGCGGACGGCGACGTCGCGCTCGGCGCGCTGCAGCCGATGACGTCCGAGGGCAAGGAGATCGACTTCGAGGACCCGGGCGAGGACGACCAGTTCGGCGTCTCCCAGATCGAGCACTTCTCCTGGAAGGGCCTGCTGGACTTCTCCACCTGCACCGAGTGCGGCCGCTGCCAGTCGCAGTGCCCCGCGTGGAACACCGGCAAGCCGCTCTCCCCGAAGCTCATGATCATGGCGCTGCGCGACCACGCGCACGCCAAGGCCCCGTACCTCCTCGCCGGTGGCGGCAAGGACATGGAGGGCAACGAGAAGGCGTCCGAGGAGCAGCTGACGGACGTGCCCAAGGAGGCGCTGGCCGAGGCCGAGCGCCCGCTGGTCGGCACCCTCGAAGAGAACGGTGTCATCGACCCGGACGTGCTGTGGTCCTGCACCACCTGCGGCGCCTGCGTCGAGCAGTGCCCGGTCGACATCGAGCACATCGACCACATCGTCGACATGCGCCGCTACCAGGTCATGATCGAGTCCTCGTTCCCGTCCGAGGCGGGCACGATGCTGAAGAACCTGGAGAAGAAGGGCAACCCCTGGGGCCTGGCCAAGAAGCAGCGGCTCGCCTGGACCAAGGAGGTCGACTTCGAGGTCCCGGTCGTCGGCAAGGACGTCGAGGACCTCACCGAGGTCGACTACCTGTACTGGGTCGGCTGCGCCGGCGCCCTGGAGGACCGCGCCAAGAAGACCACCAAGGCCTTCGCCGAGCTGCTGCACATCGCGGGCGTCAACTTCGCCATCATGGGCGGCGACGAGAAGTGCACCGGTGACTCCCCGCGCCGTCTGGGCAACGAGTTCCTCTTCCAGCAGCTGGGCGCGGAGAACGTCGCCACGCTGAACGCGGCCTTCGGCGAGGACGACGAGGACCCGGAGACCAGGAAGCCGAAGTCCAAGAAGAAGATCGTCGCGACCTGCCCGCACTGCTTCAACACGATCGCGAACGAGTACCCGCAGCTGGGCGGCGAGTACGAGGTCATCCACCACACGCAGCTGCTCCAGCACCTCATCGACGAGGGCCGCCTCACCCCCGTCACCCCGGTCGAGGGTCTGATCACCTACCACGACCCCTGCTACCTGGGCCGCCACAACAAGGTCTACACGCCGCCGCGCGAGATCATCGCCAAGGTGCCCGGCCTGCGGAACGAGGAGATGCACCGCCACAAGGAGCGCGGCTTCTGCTGCGGCGCCGGCGGCGCCCGGATGTGGATGGAGGAGCGGATCGGCAAGCGCATCAACAACGAGCGCGTCGACGAAGCCCTGTCCCTCAACCCGGACATCGTCTCCACCGCCTGCCCGTTCTGCCTGGTCATGCTGACCGACTCGGTCAACGGCAAGAAGAACGACGGCAAGGTCAGCGAGAACGTCCAGGTCGTCGACGTGGCCCAGCTGCTGCTGGACTCCGTCAAGACCCCGGCCGACCCGGCCGGCGAGGAGGAGCCCGCCGACGAGCCGGAGCCCGAGCCGGCGAAGTAA
- a CDS encoding FG-GAP repeat domain-containing protein gives MRYRGSRAARAAGAGLCCALLAAGCGLLPAGGGDTRTTGRHAASGPPPRPVPHGKGSGTATDFNGDGHPDLVLDSLLNPDDSHDDDPGIGIVYGSDLGLDPAVRQLLTPARHAAPTGGVEPAVFDAEAACDLDGDGFTDLVVSTDPPYDGQGRPPVPVQILFGSPGGLTARAVKLRIPDRARFGNEWPDQPVCGDFDGDGAQDLAVTASGPRASFLRGPFTRKGAPKGAGAPLDVPGTVLAGLPSPVDVDRDGADDLLVRSGAVGRGAPGRLALGGTRGPDTAGAALPAGYEAAFGRFDGGVSVDAAVAGGGRLAVRYGIGTAAPRSASVQVAGRSVAAGDVTGDGRTDLVVSGGTTRPVLLPGSATGLRADRRQDVPKAPGMPAGARPTVLRLADYDHDGRADLVLRTVSDDRDTVTVHRGTAAGFADEPAVSFSTAAFTE, from the coding sequence GTGCGGTACCGGGGGTCACGAGCGGCACGGGCGGCAGGAGCCGGACTGTGCTGCGCACTGCTTGCGGCCGGCTGCGGCCTGCTCCCGGCGGGCGGCGGGGACACCCGGACCACGGGCCGGCACGCCGCTTCCGGCCCGCCGCCCCGGCCCGTCCCGCACGGCAAGGGCAGCGGAACCGCCACCGACTTCAACGGGGACGGCCACCCCGACCTGGTGCTCGACTCGCTGCTCAACCCCGACGACAGCCACGACGACGACCCCGGTATCGGCATCGTCTACGGCTCGGACCTAGGCCTCGACCCGGCTGTCCGGCAGCTTCTCACCCCGGCCCGGCACGCCGCGCCCACGGGGGGCGTGGAACCGGCCGTGTTCGACGCAGAGGCCGCCTGCGACCTGGACGGCGACGGCTTCACCGACCTCGTGGTCAGCACGGACCCGCCGTACGACGGCCAGGGGCGCCCGCCGGTCCCCGTACAGATCCTGTTCGGCTCCCCCGGAGGACTCACCGCGCGCGCCGTGAAGCTGCGCATCCCCGACCGGGCCAGGTTCGGCAACGAGTGGCCCGACCAGCCGGTCTGCGGCGACTTCGACGGCGACGGCGCGCAGGACCTGGCGGTCACCGCGTCCGGGCCCCGGGCCAGCTTCCTGCGCGGCCCGTTCACGCGGAAGGGCGCGCCCAAGGGGGCCGGCGCGCCGCTGGACGTGCCCGGGACGGTGCTCGCCGGGCTGCCGTCCCCGGTCGACGTGGACCGCGACGGCGCCGACGACCTGCTCGTACGGTCCGGGGCCGTGGGCCGCGGCGCGCCGGGCCGGCTGGCGCTGGGCGGCACGCGGGGGCCGGACACGGCGGGCGCCGCGCTGCCGGCGGGGTACGAGGCGGCGTTCGGCCGGTTCGACGGCGGCGTTTCGGTCGACGCGGCGGTCGCCGGAGGCGGCCGGCTCGCCGTGCGGTACGGCATCGGTACGGCGGCACCGCGGAGCGCGTCCGTCCAGGTGGCGGGGCGGTCGGTGGCCGCGGGGGACGTCACGGGCGACGGCCGTACGGACCTCGTCGTGTCCGGCGGCACGACGCGCCCCGTGCTCCTGCCCGGCTCGGCCACCGGACTCCGCGCGGACCGGAGACAGGACGTACCGAAGGCCCCCGGCATGCCGGCCGGCGCCCGCCCGACGGTGCTCCGGCTGGCCGACTACGACCACGACGGCCGGGCCGACCTGGTTCTCCGCACCGTCTCGGACGACCGGGACACGGTCACGGTGCACCGGGGGACGGCCGCGGGCTTCGCGGACGAGCCGGCGGTGTCGTTCAGCACGGCGGCCTTCACCGAGTGA
- a CDS encoding FG-GAP repeat protein, whose protein sequence is MPKHLRTALAAAAAAALTGGLLTLSTAPAAAAGSGLQGDFNGDGYRDLAVAAPAATVAGHKNAGAVTVLYGSADGVSAARHATFTQNTAGVPGAAETDDWFGLALSAGDFNSDGYADLAVGAPCEDVSGDTDGGTVQILWGSASGISRAATVPDPAPTKHDSFGNALAAGDFDGDKKADLAVGTTAATLRVLKGGFSTSGVPAAKSAVTLPILSGSDAGIFRLTAGQVNGDGRTDLVVDGFQDTPQGENYYNANYFLPGSSSGPSGSGMRKLPAGLITAIGDTDGDGYGDLVTGVHWDDTVPGSTKGGKVNVIYGSASGPTTRMDTITQETGAVPGNSERGDVFGYGVSLGDIDGDGRQDLAIGSGGEDIDGVTDTGAVTVLRGSASGIDTAHGVQYFHQDVPGVPGTSETSDFFGGEVFLSDVDGDGKADLTVGAGYENDGNGSVVSLPSDGTRIGTTGARSVSPSAVGVPTTGRPQFGAFLAG, encoded by the coding sequence GTGCCCAAGCACCTTCGTACGGCCCTGGCCGCCGCGGCAGCCGCGGCCCTGACCGGCGGTCTGCTCACCCTCTCCACCGCCCCCGCTGCCGCCGCCGGCAGCGGCCTGCAGGGCGACTTCAACGGCGACGGTTACCGCGATCTCGCCGTGGCGGCCCCCGCCGCCACCGTCGCCGGCCACAAGAACGCCGGTGCGGTCACCGTCCTGTACGGCTCGGCCGACGGCGTGTCCGCCGCCCGGCACGCCACCTTCACCCAGAACACCGCGGGAGTACCGGGCGCGGCGGAGACCGACGACTGGTTCGGCCTTGCCCTCTCGGCGGGCGACTTCAACTCCGACGGCTACGCGGACCTCGCCGTCGGTGCCCCCTGCGAGGACGTCTCGGGCGACACGGACGGCGGCACCGTGCAGATCCTGTGGGGCTCGGCGTCCGGCATATCGCGTGCCGCCACGGTCCCCGACCCGGCCCCGACGAAGCACGACTCCTTCGGCAACGCGCTGGCCGCTGGCGACTTCGACGGCGACAAGAAGGCGGACCTGGCCGTCGGCACCACGGCGGCGACCCTCCGCGTCCTCAAGGGCGGCTTCAGCACGTCGGGCGTCCCGGCCGCCAAGTCGGCCGTCACCCTCCCGATCCTCAGCGGCTCCGACGCCGGGATCTTCCGCCTCACCGCGGGTCAGGTCAACGGTGACGGCCGCACGGACCTGGTCGTCGACGGCTTCCAGGACACCCCGCAGGGCGAGAACTACTACAACGCCAACTACTTCCTGCCCGGCTCGTCCTCCGGCCCCTCCGGCTCCGGCATGCGCAAGCTGCCCGCCGGCCTGATCACCGCCATCGGGGACACGGACGGCGACGGGTACGGCGACCTGGTCACCGGCGTGCACTGGGACGACACCGTGCCCGGGAGCACGAAGGGCGGCAAGGTCAACGTCATCTACGGCTCGGCGAGCGGGCCCACCACCCGGATGGACACCATCACCCAGGAGACCGGCGCCGTGCCCGGCAACTCCGAGCGCGGTGACGTCTTCGGGTACGGGGTCTCACTCGGCGACATCGACGGCGACGGCAGGCAGGACCTGGCCATCGGCTCGGGCGGCGAGGACATCGACGGCGTCACCGACACCGGCGCGGTCACCGTGCTGCGCGGCTCCGCCTCCGGCATCGACACCGCCCATGGCGTGCAGTACTTCCACCAGGACGTCCCGGGCGTCCCCGGCACCTCCGAGACCAGCGACTTCTTCGGCGGCGAGGTCTTCCTCTCCGACGTCGACGGGGACGGCAAGGCCGACCTGACCGTCGGCGCGGGCTACGAGAACGACGGCAACGGCTCGGTCGTCTCCCTGCCGTCCGACGGCACCCGCATCGGGACCACCGGCGCCCGCTCGGTCTCCCCGAGCGCGGTCGGCGTGCCCACCACGGGCCGACCGCAGTTCGGTGCTTTCCTGGCCGGCTGA